A portion of the Fusobacterium nucleatum genome contains these proteins:
- the ftsY gene encoding signal recognition particle-docking protein FtsY — translation MGLFDKLFKKKETEEIEEQVDKEKEIVEKEENQKVNISQRLTKSKEGFFSKLKNIFTSKSKVDDSIYEELEDLLLQSDVGLNMTTNLINQLEKEVKSNKVDNTEEVYEILKRLMSEFLLSQDSKIYLKDNKINVILIVGVNGVGKTTTIGKLALKYKNLGKKVLLGAGDTFRAAAVEQLEEWAKRADVDIIKGREGADPASVVYDTLSRAEATKADIVIIDTAGRLHNKANLMRELEKINNIIKKKIGEQEYESLLVIDGTTGQNGLNQAKEFNSVTDLTGFIVTKLDGTAKGGIVFSVSEELKKPIKFIGLGEKIGDLIEFNAKDFVEAIFN, via the coding sequence ATGGGGTTATTTGATAAACTTTTTAAAAAAAAAGAAACCGAAGAAATAGAAGAACAAGTTGATAAAGAAAAGGAAATTGTCGAGAAAGAAGAAAATCAAAAAGTAAACATTTCTCAAAGACTTACTAAAAGCAAAGAAGGATTCTTTTCAAAATTAAAAAATATATTTACTTCTAAAAGTAAAGTTGATGATTCTATTTACGAAGAATTAGAAGATTTATTATTACAATCTGATGTTGGACTTAACATGACAACAAATTTAATTAATCAGTTAGAAAAAGAAGTTAAATCTAATAAAGTTGATAATACTGAAGAAGTTTATGAAATTTTAAAAAGATTGATGTCTGAATTTTTATTATCACAAGATAGTAAAATTTATTTAAAAGATAATAAAATTAATGTAATTCTAATTGTGGGAGTCAATGGAGTTGGTAAAACTACAACTATCGGTAAACTTGCATTAAAATATAAGAATCTTGGTAAAAAAGTTCTTTTAGGTGCAGGTGATACATTTAGAGCAGCAGCAGTTGAACAACTTGAAGAATGGGCAAAAAGAGCTGATGTTGATATTATAAAAGGAAGAGAAGGAGCTGATCCAGCTTCTGTTGTATATGATACTTTAAGTAGAGCTGAAGCAACAAAAGCTGACATAGTAATAATTGATACTGCTGGAAGATTACATAATAAAGCAAATCTTATGAGAGAACTTGAAAAAATTAATAATATTATTAAGAAAAAAATTGGAGAGCAAGAATATGAATCTCTACTTGTAATTGATGGTACAACAGGACAAAATGGACTAAACCAAGCAAAAGAATTTAATTCAGTTACTGATTTAACAGGTTTCATAGTAACAAAACTTGATGGAACAGCAAAAGGTGGAATTGTTTTTTCAGTTTCAGAAGAATTAAAAAAACCAATTAAGTTTATAGGTTTAGGAGAAAAAATTGGAGATTTGATTGAATTTAATGCCAAAGATTTTGTTGAAGCAATATTTAATTAA
- a CDS encoding esterase/lipase family protein codes for MNYRIALIHGFFRNYKDMEDLENNLMNMGYTVDNLNFPLTFPPIERAIDILKEYLLSLKEKGINKQNEIVLIGFGFGGVLIRETLKLEEVKGIVDKIILLSSPINDSTLHRRLKRTFPFMDLIFKPLAIYAKTRRDRRRFDKDIEVGLIIGRESSGFFGKWLGEYNDGYIEMKDVNFPDAKDKILIPITHNELNKRIGTARYINNFIAKGKFRLE; via the coding sequence ATGAATTATAGAATAGCACTTATTCATGGATTTTTTAGAAACTACAAGGATATGGAAGATTTAGAAAACAATTTAATGAATATGGGATATACAGTTGATAATCTAAATTTTCCTTTAACTTTTCCTCCTATTGAAAGAGCAATAGATATTTTAAAGGAATATTTATTATCTTTAAAAGAAAAAGGAATCAATAAACAAAATGAAATTGTTTTAATTGGTTTTGGTTTTGGTGGAGTTCTAATAAGAGAAACTTTGAAATTAGAAGAAGTAAAAGGGATAGTTGATAAAATTATTTTACTTTCTTCTCCAATAAATGATTCTACATTACATAGAAGATTAAAAAGAACTTTTCCTTTTATGGATTTAATTTTCAAGCCACTAGCAATCTATGCTAAAACTAGGAGAGATAGAAGAAGATTTGATAAAGATATAGAAGTAGGCCTAATAATAGGTAGAGAAAGCTCTGGATTTTTTGGAAAATGGTTAGGGGAATATAATGACGGTTATATTGAAATGAAAGATGTCAATTTTCCAGATGCTAAGGACAAGATTTTAATTCCTATTACCCATAACGAATTAAATAAAAGAATAGGAACAGCTAGATACATAAATAATTTTATTGCTAAGGGGAAATTTAGATTAGAATAA
- a CDS encoding glutaredoxin domain-containing protein → MPKMYGSMLCPDCVEAKEYFEKINYKYDFVNITESMANLKEFLHLRDTRKEFDEVRSFKYVGIPAILTDDNKIIIGDDVFKIK, encoded by the coding sequence ATGCCAAAAATGTATGGTTCTATGCTTTGTCCAGATTGTGTTGAAGCAAAGGAATATTTTGAAAAAATTAACTATAAGTATGATTTTGTAAATATCACAGAAAGTATGGCAAATTTAAAGGAGTTTTTACATCTTAGAGATACTAGAAAAGAGTTTGATGAAGTAAGATCTTTTAAATATGTAGGAATACCAGCTATTCTAACTGATGATAATAAAATTATTATTGGTGATGATGTTTTTAAAATTAAATAA